In Paramormyrops kingsleyae isolate MSU_618 chromosome 13, PKINGS_0.4, whole genome shotgun sequence, a single window of DNA contains:
- the LOC111848225 gene encoding leucine-rich repeat-containing protein 49-like isoform X1: MLGAAGCHGWEGLTRCPSLASCLALPTAGVASPPRQRAPHQEGHMACVLPRKDEERKRESHKNAVHKEKRRQAIRNAAQQWEGFKACLELPAQSGSRDEGSPEHCPPQQSDGPSQQLSPDELKLTCPAGASERPAGGSEARIRTSRPSSPRDPRSPEAGGASVQSLSLSDSHLAELDGDTLRLFGLGALEALERGWGAQTAGAVTVIAFRYIPFDAIAPTLPRIRVKFPNLSHLIFFETNISRLPQLGALAQVRRLEQLTIHPDGNPVLDLVLWRPFVIFRLSHFNLQKINGQEVTLEDVITAERLFGALGHVTGTETPHYRLLLLLDESRKRQLQFLLDGRGRRAGQSPEELRDNGKLLGEGLSRSLFTYPTRDAAVENTEEGAVEALERAEAIQQYLRSLLQRALDTNTKGEALNKLWPSVFAEMVRDCVLDMRDRTAYRHSCLNRLSKGKRAEAQGEGL; encoded by the exons ATGCTGGGGGCTGCCGGCTGCCACGGCTGGGAAGGACTGACGCGCTGCCCGTCGCTCGCCTCCTGCCTGGCACTGCCCACCGCCGGAGTCGCGTCGCCCCCCCGCCAGCGGGCACCACACCAG GAGGGGCACATGGCCTGTGTTCTACCGCGGAAAGACGAGGAACGGAAGAGAGAGAGCCACAAGAATGCAGTGCACAAG GAGAAGCGGCGTCAGGCCATCCGCAATGCAGCCCAGCAGTGGGAGGGCTTCAAGGCCTGCTTGGAGCTGCCAGCCCAATCTGGCTCCAGGGACGAGGGCAGCCCtgagcactgccccccccagcagagCGACGGGCCGAGCCAGCAGCTCTCCCCGGACGAGCTGAA GCTGACGTGTCCAGCCGGAGCCTCGGAGAGACCAGCTGGGGGCAGCGAGGCACGAATACGCACCAGTCGGCCCAGTAGCCCACGGGATCCCAG GTCCCCGGAGGCAGGGGGCGCCAGTGTGCAGAGCTTGTCCCTGTCAGACAGCCACCTGGCTGAGCTGGATGGTGACACACTCCGCCTGTTCGGGCTGGGGGCTCTGGAGGCCCTGGagcggggctggggggctcaGACCGCTGGCGCTGTCACCGTCATTGCCTTCCGCTACATCCCCTTCGACGCCATCGCTCCTACACTGCCCCGCATCAGGGTGAAGTTCCCGAACCTGTCG CACCTGATCTTCTTCGAGACCAACATCAGCCGGCTGCCCCAGTTGGGCGCCCTGGCTCAGGTCCGGCGCCTGGAGCAGCTGACCATCCACCCCGACGGGAACCCGGTGCTGGACCTGGTTCTGTGGCGGCCCTTCGTCATCTTCCGCCTCAGCCACTTCAACCTGCAGAAGATCAACGGCCAGGAG GTGACCCTGGAGGACGTGATCACGGCGGAGAGACTCTTTGGAGCCCTGGGTCATGTCACTGGCACTGAAACCCCACACTATCGCCTGCTGCTGTTACTGGATGAGTCCAG AAAGCGTCAGCTGCAGTTCCTCTTAGACGGCCGCGGCCGCCGGGCTGGGCAGAGTCCCGAGGAGCTGCGCGATAATGGGAAGCTGCTGGGAGAGGGCCTGAGCCGCTCGCTGTTCACCTACCCGACCCGCGACGCCGCCGTGGAGAACACGGAG GAGGGCGCCGTGGAGGCATTGGAGAGGGCCGAGGCTATCCAGCAATACCTGCGCAGCCTGTTGCAAAGGGCGTTGGACACCAACACCAAGGGGGAGGCACTGAACAAGTTGTGGCCCTCTGTGTTCGCGGAGATGGTGCGGGACTGTGTGCTGGACATGAGGGACCGGACAGCTTACCGCCACTCCTGCCTGAACAGGCTCTCCAAAGGCAAGCGAGCAGAGGCGCAGGGGGAAGGACTGTAA
- the LOC111848225 gene encoding leucine-rich repeat-containing protein 49-like isoform X2 has product MACVLPRKDEERKRESHKNAVHKEKRRQAIRNAAQQWEGFKACLELPAQSGSRDEGSPEHCPPQQSDGPSQQLSPDELKLTCPAGASERPAGGSEARIRTSRPSSPRDPRSPEAGGASVQSLSLSDSHLAELDGDTLRLFGLGALEALERGWGAQTAGAVTVIAFRYIPFDAIAPTLPRIRVKFPNLSHLIFFETNISRLPQLGALAQVRRLEQLTIHPDGNPVLDLVLWRPFVIFRLSHFNLQKINGQEVTLEDVITAERLFGALGHVTGTETPHYRLLLLLDESRKRQLQFLLDGRGRRAGQSPEELRDNGKLLGEGLSRSLFTYPTRDAAVENTEEGAVEALERAEAIQQYLRSLLQRALDTNTKGEALNKLWPSVFAEMVRDCVLDMRDRTAYRHSCLNRLSKGKRAEAQGEGL; this is encoded by the exons ATGGCCTGTGTTCTACCGCGGAAAGACGAGGAACGGAAGAGAGAGAGCCACAAGAATGCAGTGCACAAG GAGAAGCGGCGTCAGGCCATCCGCAATGCAGCCCAGCAGTGGGAGGGCTTCAAGGCCTGCTTGGAGCTGCCAGCCCAATCTGGCTCCAGGGACGAGGGCAGCCCtgagcactgccccccccagcagagCGACGGGCCGAGCCAGCAGCTCTCCCCGGACGAGCTGAA GCTGACGTGTCCAGCCGGAGCCTCGGAGAGACCAGCTGGGGGCAGCGAGGCACGAATACGCACCAGTCGGCCCAGTAGCCCACGGGATCCCAG GTCCCCGGAGGCAGGGGGCGCCAGTGTGCAGAGCTTGTCCCTGTCAGACAGCCACCTGGCTGAGCTGGATGGTGACACACTCCGCCTGTTCGGGCTGGGGGCTCTGGAGGCCCTGGagcggggctggggggctcaGACCGCTGGCGCTGTCACCGTCATTGCCTTCCGCTACATCCCCTTCGACGCCATCGCTCCTACACTGCCCCGCATCAGGGTGAAGTTCCCGAACCTGTCG CACCTGATCTTCTTCGAGACCAACATCAGCCGGCTGCCCCAGTTGGGCGCCCTGGCTCAGGTCCGGCGCCTGGAGCAGCTGACCATCCACCCCGACGGGAACCCGGTGCTGGACCTGGTTCTGTGGCGGCCCTTCGTCATCTTCCGCCTCAGCCACTTCAACCTGCAGAAGATCAACGGCCAGGAG GTGACCCTGGAGGACGTGATCACGGCGGAGAGACTCTTTGGAGCCCTGGGTCATGTCACTGGCACTGAAACCCCACACTATCGCCTGCTGCTGTTACTGGATGAGTCCAG AAAGCGTCAGCTGCAGTTCCTCTTAGACGGCCGCGGCCGCCGGGCTGGGCAGAGTCCCGAGGAGCTGCGCGATAATGGGAAGCTGCTGGGAGAGGGCCTGAGCCGCTCGCTGTTCACCTACCCGACCCGCGACGCCGCCGTGGAGAACACGGAG GAGGGCGCCGTGGAGGCATTGGAGAGGGCCGAGGCTATCCAGCAATACCTGCGCAGCCTGTTGCAAAGGGCGTTGGACACCAACACCAAGGGGGAGGCACTGAACAAGTTGTGGCCCTCTGTGTTCGCGGAGATGGTGCGGGACTGTGTGCTGGACATGAGGGACCGGACAGCTTACCGCCACTCCTGCCTGAACAGGCTCTCCAAAGGCAAGCGAGCAGAGGCGCAGGGGGAAGGACTGTAA